TTGTTCCTATCTCTGGTAACTTACTCATACTATTCCCCTCTGCTTTAAAATCGTATTTTTATGCAATAATACTTATAATCTCTATGCTATCATAATAAATTTAAAATTTAAAGAATTTTGTTTAAAAATGTCTGAGTCCTCTCCTCCTTAGGATTACTAAATATATCCTCAGGTTTTCCCTCTTCTACAATCTTTCCTCCATCCATAAATATAACCCTATCTGCCACTTCTCTTGCAAAACCCATCTCATGTGTTACAACCAACATTGTCATTCCGTCCTTTGCAAGTTCCTTCATTACACTTAAAACCTCTCCTACAAGCTCTGGATCTAGGGCTGAAGTTGGCTCATCAAAAAGCATTATATCTGGCTGCATGCAAAGTGCTCTAGCTATCGCTACTCTTTGCTTTTGTCCTCCCGAAAGCTTTGATGGATAAACATCACATTTATCTATAAGTCCTACTTTATCTATAAGCTTTTCAGCTCTCTTTTTTACTTCCTTTTTATTTTCTTTTTTCACTGTTATTGGTGCCTCCATAACATTCTGAAGCACTGTCATATGTGGAAAAAGATTAAAGCCTTGAAAAACCATGCCCATTTTTTCAATTATACCTTTGTAGGTTTTCTTATTTTTTGTATTTAGTTTTTCCCCCTCTATTACAACACTTCCTCCATCTGGAACCTCAAGATGATTTATGCATCTTAGAAAAGTACTCTTACCTGAACCTGATGGCCCTATTATAACTAGTACTTCTCCCTTTTCTACTTTTATACTTAAATCTTCAAATACTGTAAGCTTTCCAAACACCTTTGTTAAGCCACTAGCTTCTATCATTGACATTGGAATCGCCTCCTAATATATTGATAATTTTCTCTCAACTCGTGAGAATAAAAATGTAAATACTGTTGTAAGTATAAGATAAAATACCCCTGTCATAACATATGGTGTAACTGCATCACCAGAAGCTGAAACCAAAAGTTGTGCTTTTCTTAAAAGTTCTTCCATTGTTATTACTGAAACCAATGATGTATCCTTTATGAGGGCTATAAATTCATTTCCCATAGGCGGTATTATTACCCTTACAGCTTGAGGCAGTATAATTTTTCTCATTGTTTGACCATATGTGAAGCCAAGTGCCTTTGCTGCTTCGAATTGCCCTTTATCAATTGCAATTATTCCTCCTCTTATTATTTCAGCTATATAAGCTCCCGAATTCAAACTAAGTCCAAGTATCGCAGCTTGAGTTGCTGTTATATCAATATTAAGTGCAGGGAGTCCATAATAAAAAACATATAATTGTAATAAGAGCGGTGTTCCCCTAAATATCCAAGTGTAAAAGCCTCCTATAGCATTTAAAATTTTGTTTGATGAAACCTTAAGTATTGCTACTAAAAGTGCTATTAAACATCCAAATATTATTGCCATAAACGTAAGCTGTATTGTTACTATTGTACCCTGTAGCAGTACTGGTATTACTTTATTAAGTGTACCTAAATCCATATATCACCATTCCTTTACTTGAATTTTTTATTAAACCCTTACTATAGGAAATGTCATGCAGTGTATTCCTCCACCACCCTTTAAAAGTTCTTTTAGGTGTATATTTAGAACTTTTAAACCATATGCTTTAAGCCTTTCATTTACTTCTTTATTGTTGTAAAAAGATAGTACTCTGTTATTTCCCAAAGCTTCGATATTACAATGATGTTTAGCTATTCCTTCTTTAGGCACATCTATCAACTCAAACTTTTTATCTTTTAATATTCCTAAAAACTCATCTGATAGAACTTCTGTACATGCTACTGCTAGCCTTTCAGCCACAATATTAAAACACATATCTAAATGTAAATTTCCTCTTCTAGCTTTTGCCTCTATAACCTCGTAGCCAAACTTTCCTATTTGGTTCTTAATATCACAAATACCTTCTTTATTAGTCCTATCAACAGCTCCTATTGCTATTGTTTTATCATCTAAAAACCAGAAATCTCCTCCTTCAAACACTCCCTTTTTACACTTAGCTGCACAGGGGATTCCAAGTTCTTTAAGTTTAGCTTCATACTCAAGTGTTTCTTCTTTTCTTATACTTTCCTTAAAATTGCCTAATATATATCCCTCTTTTATAGTTGCTCCAAAATCCCTTGAAAATACCTGATTTTTTAATTTAGGATTTCCCTCCATTAGAACAACCTCTATTCCATTTTCCCTATATGCACTTGCTAATTCTTCATGTTCTTTTATACATTCTTCTGTATTTATCTCATACTCTTTTTCATACCATGCTTTTGATATTTCATCTATTGGTTCAATTTCAATATAATCCGGTTTACAAAGTAATACTTTTTTTAAAACTCCAGTAGAATTTGAAACAAATTTTTTTTCCATAATCAACACTCCCAATAATACTGTATTTGTATTTGTATACAATTGTGATTAATATTTATGCGTTCATTAATCAACATTTCTCTATTCTTATTTATTAATCATTCTTTATTATTAGCACACATTTTTTATTATTTTAATAATAATATATTGATAATTTTGATGATATGTTATCATTTTTTCTTTAGTTTTACAATACATTTTTCTAATTTATTTTATATTTTTTATTATTTTGTCCATAATTATTTATTTTACAATACTTTTTAATACATAAATGTATTTTTATTGAATAAAATTATTATATTTTATTTCTATTTCAGCAACATTGTTAAGCATTTATCAATTAACGTTTAATTTAAATATCTAATATTTAATGCAAATTCATTATGTATAAATATGTATACATTTTATTGATATTTTAATAAAAATATACGCACATATCTATTAATATATTATTTTTTCATGATTATATTTAGACATTTTTCTTGACTTCATTAATATATAAATGTAAAATTATTGTATACGAATTTGTATACAATAAAATCCATTTCTTATTCATTTAATTTTTTATATATAACAGCACATTTAAATAAATTTAAGGAGAGTTATACAAATGAGTTGTACTATTAATCCATTAGTAAAAAAAATAGAATTATCACCTATTCGTGAATTATCAGATGCCGCATTAAAATACTGTGATGCAGTTAATTTAACAGTTGGACAACCTGATTTTACTACGCCTGAACATATAAAGTTATATGCAAAAAAGGCTATTGATAATAATCATACCTCTTACACTAGTAATTCAGGTATTTTTAACCTTAGAGAAGCTGCTAGTAATTTTATAAATAAAAAATATAATCTTAGCTACAATGCTGATAAAGAAATTATAGTTACAAACGGTGCAACTGAAGCAATTGACATATCTCTTAGAACTATACTCGAAAAAAATGATGAAGTTCTTCTTCCTGCTCCAATTTACGTTGGGTACGAGCCTGTAATAACTTTCTGCGGTGCCAAACCAGTATACATGGATACCTCATCTAATAACTTTGTTTTAAATGCTGAAATAATAAAAAGACATTTAACTGAAAAAACTAAATGCTTAATCTTATGTTACCCTTGTAATCCTACCGGAAGTATAATGGATAAAAATGCTCTTGCTGAAATAGCCAAATTGTTAAAGGACAAAGATATATTTATAATATCTGATGAAATTTACAGTGAACTTACCTTTAATAATACTCATTATTCTATTGCAAACTTCAAGGACATGAGAGATAAAGTTATTTTATTAAATGGAGTGTCAAAGTCGCATTCTATGACAGGTTGGAGAATAGGCTTTATATTTGCTCCTGAATATCTTACTTCTCAAATATTTAAACTTCATCAATATGGCACTACTTGCTCTTGCTCCATAAGCCAATATGCTGCCTTAGAAGCACTTACAAACGGCTTTAATGATTCAGAATATATGAAAAAAGAATACATAAAAAGGCGAGATTTTATATACGAAGAGTTAATTTCTATGGGGCTTACAGTAGTAAAACCAGAAGGTGCCTTTTATATTTTTCCATCTATAAAAAAATTCAATGTATCTTCTTTAGATTTTTCAATTAAACTTCTAGAAAAAGAACATCTGGCAGTAGTACCTGGGAGTGCTTTTTCTCCTTTAGGTGAAGGCTATATAAGAATTTCCTACGCTGCATCTATGAATGAATTAAAAAGGGGTATGGAAAAATTAAGACACTTCATAAATTCACTTTAAATAGAAAACAAGCTGTTTATTATTACAGCTTGTTTTCTATTTAAAAATTTCTTCCTCATATTTTTTGTTTGCTATAAAATAACCTAGCATAAGAAATATAAAATATACTAAATAAATAAGCACTGTTTTGAATGAAAAAACAAATTCTAAATTTGAAATCACAATATATATAATGCTCATAAATAAACTCAATACAAAAGGTTTAAAAAAAGTTATTAAAAGCTTAAACTTAATGAACTTTTGGAACTCACCTTGGGTTATTCCTATTATAAATAGTTTATGATACAGCCTCTTTATTGCCCGAACATTTGAAGAAGTTTTATAAAAAATAATAATAGAAAAAATAATAAAACATAAAATCAAGGTAAATACATAAATAAAAGTTGTAAAATCTATTTTAAAAACATCAAGCATTCTTTTATACTTTATACTATAAACATAATTAATACGCACATAAGATATAATCATAAAACTAAAAAACGCCAATAAAAATGTAATTTTTTTATCCATATCCAATATAGTTCTAACACTTTTTATTTGAAGATATCTATTCTTTTTATTTTTCTTAATCATTTCACGTACAATAAAAGCAATTGGACTCGAAGCCGCATAAGCTATAATCATACTTACAAAAACATTAGTCACATAAAATTCTGTGCTTTTAATAAAGCTTTTGCACATATATTTATAGACTATACAAGCTACCATTATAAATGCAAATACTTTTATTTTGTTATTTTCATTTTTTATAAATATAGGTTTATTTCTGTATTTCAATATATCCTTTGCATCAAAAACTTTTGAAAGCCTATAGCTTTTTTCAACCATGGTTACAAGCATCCATAAGAAAAGTAGTATTACACTAAGATAATTTCTATAAGTTATTTCAAATGGAATATTTTTAAGTCCACATAATTTAAGTATTGAAAGAAAAAACAGCTTAGAAAAAATAATTCCAAAAAACGTTCCCACTATTAAAGCTGTAGTAAATAAAACAAAACTTTCTATTTTAACTAAAAGCCTTAATTCTGATTTAGTTACTCCTATTAAGATAAATGTTTTAAACTCCTCAGTTCTCCACTTTATATAATTGCTATAGGAATACACAATAAATAAGCATACACTCACAATTATACATAAAATTGAAAGCTTTACTACATGATTTATAAAACTACCTTCATTGTTTTGAGGTATATGAGTATTTAAAGTTACCGTGGAGTATATAAAGGTTATCATTACAGCAAAACTTGACGATAAAACAAAACCTACATAACTAAAAAAATTAATTCTTAAGTTCTTCTCTAAAATTTTTTTATACTTCATTTATTTCACCACCAATTACAGCAAGGCAGTCTAATATTCTATTAAAAAAATCTCTTTTACTCTCTTTTCTATAAATTTCAGTATAAATTCTACCATCCTTTATAAAAATAACTTTTTTGCAGAAGCTTGCGGCATATGAATCGTGAGTAACCATAACTATAGTGGTGTTTTTATTTTCATTTATCATCTGCATATACTTCATAAATTTAGTGGCTGCTTTTGAGTCTAAATTTCCCGTTGGCTCATCTGCCATTACTATTTTAGGGTTTGTAATAAGAGCTCTACAGGCCGCTGTTCTCTGCTGCTGACCTCCAGAAACATTATAAGGATACTTATTTCTCTCATCCCATATATTAAAAAATTTAAACAGTTCCCGAACTCTATCTTCTATATTTTGGCTCTTGTCATCCTTTATAAAAAGAGGGAGTATAGCATTTTCCTCTAAAGTTAAATCATCTAACAAATTAAAATCCTGAGATATTATGCCAAGATTTTCTCTCCTGAAAATAGCCATTTCATCCCTTGTAAATTTTGTTATATCCTTTTCCATTATTTTAATTTTTCCACGGGTAGCTTCATCTATTCCACTCAATATATTTAAAAGAGTTGTTTTTCCACTGCCTGAAGGTCCCATTATAGCAGTAAACTCACCCTCTTCAATATCTAAACTTATACCATTTAGAGCATTATTTGAATTAACCTCAAACCTTCCCCCGTAAACCTTGGTTACATTTTCTGCTTGAAGAAGATACAAAGTTTTCACACTCCTCACATAAAAATAATATTAACTTTATATATAAAATTATACAGAAGTTATTTAAGAGAAAAAAGGTTATTGTCTTAAAGTTCTCTTACACTTTTGTAATATAAGGTATAAACAATAAATTTCAAATATACTCTTATGTTATATTCTTCAAAAAACATACGAGTATATTATTGTGATAAAATTATAATAATAAAAGTCCTAAAGCTACTTTTTTCAGATAAATTGAATCATTCAGTTACTGATGGTTTCATGATTAATACGGTATATTAAAGGAGGATATGTTATGGCACATGTAAATGCAAATGGCATACAAATTGAATATGAAATTTTCGGAAAGAAGACAAATCCCACAATAGTACTTATTGCCGGGAATGGTGCTCAGCTAAATTTTTGGGAACCAGATTTTTGTGAAATGCTTGCAAAGAATAATTTACAAGTTATACGCTTTGATAACCGCGATGCAGGATTGTCTACAAAATTCAATGCAGCTGGCATTCCTGATATGGAAAAAATATATCAGGCAGCAAAAGAGGGAAAGCCAATTAATACAGCATATACATTGGAAGATATGGCTGATGATGTAGCTGGTTTGCTAGATGCGCTGGGAATAGCAAAGGCTCACATCTGTGGCGCTTCTATGGGAGGCACGATTGCTCAAGTTTTTGCCTATAGACATCCTTCACGTATATGTAGTTTAATTTCTATTATGTCATCTACAGGCAATCCAAATAATCCTCGAATATCACCAGAAACTTTAGCGATTGTTACAGCAACACCTCCAAATGAAAGAAATGCATATATTGATTATACTTTACGCATGTGGAAAAATATTTGGAGTAAGGGGTTTCCTTTTGAAGAAGAACGTGCAAGACGATATTGTGAAGAAAGCTATGATCGTTCTTATTATCCACAAGGAGCTGTACGCCAAAATGCAGCATTGGTTGCTAATGGAGATAGAAGAAAGAACCTTTCATTATTAACAATCCCAACTCTCGTAATTCACGGAACTGCAGATACATTGTTTCCTGTTGAAGCAGGAAAAGATACAGCACGCACAATACCTAATGCTAAATTACTTTTAATTGACGGAATGGGACATGATATGCCTAAAGGAACCTGGAGATGCATAGTTGAAGCTATTGTTAGTCAAGTAAATGAAACGTCTCATCTATGTTAATGTGGAAAATACAACTATATTTATAAGACAATTTTCACATAAATAATCTTTATTTAAAAAATTATTTATTCTCTCATTGTATATGTAATTTTAACCAAAGTTCCTTTTCCTACTTGAGACTCTACAGCTATTTCATGCCCTAAATTATCTGCTACTTTTTTGCATATGTATAGTCCTATACCTGTAGAGTTATCAACTTTTCTTCCATTTTCGCCTGTAAAAAACGGTTCAAATATTCTTTTAAGATCATACTTAGGTATTCCTATGCCCTCATCTCTTATATTTAAATATATTTTGTTATTATTATTTAATATATCAAAATATACATAACTCTTTTCATTTTTCTTAGAATATTTTATTGCATTTGATACTATTTGATCTATTATAAAAAAGCTCCATTTTTTATCCGTAAGAACTAATGCTTTTTCTCCCTTAAACTCAATTTTAGGAAATACCTTTCCATATATGAATTGATTTTTCCTTGAATTGATTACTTCCTTTATAAGTTCTGTTAAATTAACTACTTCAGGTTCATAATCCCTTGAAAACTCGTCTAATCTAAGTATGTTGAGCACTTGATCCATTCCATTTTTTATTTTATAATTTTCTTCTTCAATACTCTTTATAATATCCTCTTTGATATTTTCTTTTTCTCTCTGTACTATTAAATTTATTACTGAAACTGGAGTTTTCATGTTATGAACCCATTGGGAAATAAAATACTTCATATCAGAATTTTTGTAATCCATATCACTTATTTTTGACGAGTAATTTTTATGTATTTTTAATATAGCTTCTTGTGCC
The Clostridium felsineum DSM 794 DNA segment above includes these coding regions:
- a CDS encoding amino acid ABC transporter ATP-binding protein, yielding MSMIEASGLTKVFGKLTVFEDLSIKVEKGEVLVIIGPSGSGKSTFLRCINHLEVPDGGSVVIEGEKLNTKNKKTYKGIIEKMGMVFQGFNLFPHMTVLQNVMEAPITVKKENKKEVKKRAEKLIDKVGLIDKCDVYPSKLSGGQKQRVAIARALCMQPDIMLFDEPTSALDPELVGEVLSVMKELAKDGMTMLVVTHEMGFAREVADRVIFMDGGKIVEEGKPEDIFSNPKEERTQTFLNKIL
- a CDS encoding amino acid ABC transporter permease; translation: MDLGTLNKVIPVLLQGTIVTIQLTFMAIIFGCLIALLVAILKVSSNKILNAIGGFYTWIFRGTPLLLQLYVFYYGLPALNIDITATQAAILGLSLNSGAYIAEIIRGGIIAIDKGQFEAAKALGFTYGQTMRKIILPQAVRVIIPPMGNEFIALIKDTSLVSVITMEELLRKAQLLVSASGDAVTPYVMTGVFYLILTTVFTFLFSRVERKLSIY
- a CDS encoding dimethylarginine dimethylaminohydrolase family protein, coding for MEKKFVSNSTGVLKKVLLCKPDYIEIEPIDEISKAWYEKEYEINTEECIKEHEELASAYRENGIEVVLMEGNPKLKNQVFSRDFGATIKEGYILGNFKESIRKEETLEYEAKLKELGIPCAAKCKKGVFEGGDFWFLDDKTIAIGAVDRTNKEGICDIKNQIGKFGYEVIEAKARRGNLHLDMCFNIVAERLAVACTEVLSDEFLGILKDKKFELIDVPKEGIAKHHCNIEALGNNRVLSFYNNKEVNERLKAYGLKVLNIHLKELLKGGGGIHCMTFPIVRV
- a CDS encoding aminotransferase A — its product is MSCTINPLVKKIELSPIRELSDAALKYCDAVNLTVGQPDFTTPEHIKLYAKKAIDNNHTSYTSNSGIFNLREAASNFINKKYNLSYNADKEIIVTNGATEAIDISLRTILEKNDEVLLPAPIYVGYEPVITFCGAKPVYMDTSSNNFVLNAEIIKRHLTEKTKCLILCYPCNPTGSIMDKNALAEIAKLLKDKDIFIISDEIYSELTFNNTHYSIANFKDMRDKVILLNGVSKSHSMTGWRIGFIFAPEYLTSQIFKLHQYGTTCSCSISQYAALEALTNGFNDSEYMKKEYIKRRDFIYEELISMGLTVVKPEGAFYIFPSIKKFNVSSLDFSIKLLEKEHLAVVPGSAFSPLGEGYIRISYAASMNELKRGMEKLRHFINSL
- a CDS encoding FtsX-like permease family protein, with amino-acid sequence MKYKKILEKNLRINFFSYVGFVLSSSFAVMITFIYSTVTLNTHIPQNNEGSFINHVVKLSILCIIVSVCLFIVYSYSNYIKWRTEEFKTFILIGVTKSELRLLVKIESFVLFTTALIVGTFFGIIFSKLFFLSILKLCGLKNIPFEITYRNYLSVILLFLWMLVTMVEKSYRLSKVFDAKDILKYRNKPIFIKNENNKIKVFAFIMVACIVYKYMCKSFIKSTEFYVTNVFVSMIIAYAASSPIAFIVREMIKKNKKNRYLQIKSVRTILDMDKKITFLLAFFSFMIISYVRINYVYSIKYKRMLDVFKIDFTTFIYVFTLILCFIIFSIIIFYKTSSNVRAIKRLYHKLFIIGITQGEFQKFIKFKLLITFFKPFVLSLFMSIIYIVISNLEFVFSFKTVLIYLVYFIFLMLGYFIANKKYEEEIFK
- a CDS encoding ABC transporter ATP-binding protein; this encodes MYLLQAENVTKVYGGRFEVNSNNALNGISLDIEEGEFTAIMGPSGSGKTTLLNILSGIDEATRGKIKIMEKDITKFTRDEMAIFRRENLGIISQDFNLLDDLTLEENAILPLFIKDDKSQNIEDRVRELFKFFNIWDERNKYPYNVSGGQQQRTAACRALITNPKIVMADEPTGNLDSKAATKFMKYMQMINENKNTTIVMVTHDSYAASFCKKVIFIKDGRIYTEIYRKESKRDFFNRILDCLAVIGGEINEV
- a CDS encoding alpha/beta fold hydrolase produces the protein MAHVNANGIQIEYEIFGKKTNPTIVLIAGNGAQLNFWEPDFCEMLAKNNLQVIRFDNRDAGLSTKFNAAGIPDMEKIYQAAKEGKPINTAYTLEDMADDVAGLLDALGIAKAHICGASMGGTIAQVFAYRHPSRICSLISIMSSTGNPNNPRISPETLAIVTATPPNERNAYIDYTLRMWKNIWSKGFPFEEERARRYCEESYDRSYYPQGAVRQNAALVANGDRRKNLSLLTIPTLVIHGTADTLFPVEAGKDTARTIPNAKLLLIDGMGHDMPKGTWRCIVEAIVSQVNETSHLC
- a CDS encoding sensor histidine kinase, whose protein sequence is MYREIFKNFLKEKLFYSISFFLSSGIILLYFYVSKNITDIVYPIMMMFSIYVIFIVVEWFKYYRFNVNLKRGIEREYYNLEAVTEEQKMAQEAILKIHKNYSSKISDMDYKNSDMKYFISQWVHNMKTPVSVINLIVQREKENIKEDIIKSIEEENYKIKNGMDQVLNILRLDEFSRDYEPEVVNLTELIKEVINSRKNQFIYGKVFPKIEFKGEKALVLTDKKWSFFIIDQIVSNAIKYSKKNEKSYVYFDILNNNNKIYLNIRDEGIGIPKYDLKRIFEPFFTGENGRKVDNSTGIGLYICKKVADNLGHEIAVESQVGKGTLVKITYTMRE